From the Agromyces laixinhei genome, the window CACGCTGCTGCGCTGGACGCTGGCGCAGATCGGCAGCCTGTTGCCGCTCGTCATCATCATCCAGGCGCTCCTCGCCGCCGGCATCATCATCGGGTTCGGCTTCCTCATCCCCGACATCGACTCGTCGACGGCGATGTTCCTCTCGACGGGCGCGCCCACCGTACTGCTCCTCACCATCGGGCTGGTGATCGTGCCGCAGGGGGTCTCGCGAGCCCGTGCCGACGGCACCTTCGACTACATGCGCTCGCTGCCGATCGCCCGCCCGCTCCTGTTCGCTGCCGACCTCACGGTGTGGCTCATCATCGCGCTGCCGAGCGTGGCCGTAGCGATCGTCGTGGGGTGGCTCAGGTACGACCTGGTCTTCTCGTTCGACTGGCCCCTGCTCATCGCCGCGGCCATTCTCGTCACCGTGATGGCGACGGCGGTCGGCTACGCGATCGCCGTGAGCCTGCAGCCGATGCTGGCGCAGCTCGTCTCGCAGGTGCTCGTGTTCTTCGTGCTCCTGTTCTCGCCGATCACCTTCGCCG encodes:
- a CDS encoding ABC transporter permease — protein: MSELPTATARPELDPARQSIPKRVHVSLWTSYITLLRWTLAQIGSLLPLVIIIQALLAAGIIIGFGFLIPDIDSSTAMFLSTGAPTVLLLTIGLVIVPQGVSRARADGTFDYMRSLPIARPLLFAADLTVWLIIALPSVAVAIVVGWLRYDLVFSFDWPLLIAAAILVTVMATAVGYAIAVSLQPMLAQLVSQVLVFFVLLFSPITFAASQLPEWFQTVHDFLPLRPGADLLRSGLAADSFEASGRDLLVLIAWCVVGIAITIRALVRRR